One window from the genome of Pseudomonas fluorescens encodes:
- a CDS encoding MFS transporter — MTTTTTITASPSSAASDTPQIPPGKALLAAFASTFGWALDLFDLFILLYVAPIIGRLFFPSDTPTLSLAAVYASFAVALLVRPLGSAIFGAYADKHGRKRALMVSMVGVGISTALFGALPTIHQVGILAPILFLVLRVIQGIFVGGIVASTHTIGTESISPRYRGLMSGLIGGAGAGMGALLASFTYLVLSEIFPGEEFDVWGWRFMFFCGLLSTFFGLVMFRYLEETPVWQQLQQARKTRGPAVVVVSPLKRLFGREYRGVMLVNLLITFGGGATYYLACGYLPTLLNVVAKVPHAQTSQMLMYGSVATIVGALAFGYLSDLIGRKKTFMLLGVINLVSLPMMFLGVAESGSLTRTALYCVGIGFIGGAIIAPILIFLNERFATELRASGTGLSWNIGFALGGTMPTFVSLVSGSPAQIPMVLAMFAVGLSVIYLIGSVVIPETQGNFK, encoded by the coding sequence ATGACTACGACAACAACAATAACTGCATCACCCTCCAGCGCCGCTAGCGATACACCACAGATTCCACCGGGCAAGGCCTTGCTCGCGGCATTTGCCTCGACATTCGGCTGGGCGCTGGATTTGTTTGACCTGTTCATTCTGCTTTATGTGGCACCGATTATCGGCCGCCTGTTCTTCCCCTCGGACACCCCGACATTGTCGCTGGCCGCGGTATATGCCTCGTTCGCCGTGGCGTTGCTGGTGCGTCCGCTGGGCTCGGCGATCTTCGGCGCGTATGCCGACAAACACGGCCGCAAGCGTGCGTTGATGGTGTCGATGGTCGGCGTCGGTATTTCCACGGCACTGTTTGGCGCGTTGCCGACCATTCATCAGGTCGGCATATTGGCCCCGATACTGTTTTTGGTCTTGCGGGTGATTCAGGGCATTTTCGTGGGCGGCATCGTTGCCTCCACTCACACCATCGGCACCGAATCCATCTCGCCGCGCTATCGCGGCTTGATGTCCGGGTTGATCGGTGGTGCCGGCGCCGGTATGGGCGCGCTGTTGGCGTCATTCACTTATCTGGTGTTGTCGGAGATCTTTCCCGGGGAAGAATTTGACGTCTGGGGCTGGCGCTTCATGTTCTTCTGCGGCCTGCTAAGCACGTTTTTCGGTCTGGTGATGTTCCGTTACCTGGAAGAGACCCCGGTCTGGCAGCAACTGCAACAAGCGCGCAAAACCAGGGGGCCGGCGGTAGTTGTCGTGTCGCCGCTCAAGCGTCTGTTCGGTCGCGAGTACCGCGGCGTGATGCTGGTCAATCTGCTGATTACGTTCGGAGGCGGTGCCACGTATTACCTGGCCTGCGGTTATCTGCCGACGTTGCTCAACGTGGTCGCCAAAGTGCCTCATGCGCAGACTTCGCAGATGCTCATGTACGGGTCGGTGGCAACCATTGTCGGCGCACTGGCCTTCGGTTACCTGAGCGACCTGATCGGTCGCAAGAAGACCTTCATGCTGCTGGGTGTGATCAATCTGGTGAGCCTGCCGATGATGTTTCTGGGTGTCGCCGAATCGGGTTCGCTGACCCGTACTGCGCTGTATTGCGTGGGTATAGGCTTCATAGGTGGGGCGATCATCGCGCCGATTCTGATCTTCCTCAACGAACGCTTTGCCACCGAGCTGCGAGCCAGCGGCACCGGATTGTCCTGGAACATCGGTTTCGCCCTCGGCGGAACCATGCCGACCTTTGTGTCCCTGGTCAGCGGCAGCCCGGCGCAGATCCCCATGGTGTTGGCGATGTTCGCCGTCGGTCTGTCGGTGATCTACCTGATCGGCAGCGTGGTGATTCCAGAAACCCAAGGCAATTTCAAGTAA
- a CDS encoding XdhC family protein has translation MRHLDVQVIDQALQWARAGQAQWLCTVLSTYGSAPRAPGAMLVTNGTGEHVGSLSGGCVEEEFLESLARGELREPAQIVSYGDSVEQRHRLRLPCGGVLIVLVEHRAASLEWIAHLESLQAALLGQRRLLRHVELSSGALRLDPDTGHGSERVQVVDESVRISVGPALRLILAGLSPVAEFCASFARAIGCEVIACDPREEMLQVHLEGVEMQRVLPSMFIAAGGCHAATAVVALTHDPRIDDLALMEAVHTPAFYIGAMGSQATSAKRAERLKRIGGLTDEQIARLHMPIGLDLGSKAPAEIALAVVADILRVYHGKERHAL, from the coding sequence ATGCGTCATCTCGATGTTCAGGTGATCGACCAGGCACTGCAATGGGCTCGCGCCGGGCAGGCGCAGTGGCTGTGCACGGTGCTCTCCACCTATGGCTCGGCGCCGCGTGCGCCGGGTGCGATGCTGGTGACCAATGGCACGGGCGAACACGTCGGCTCGCTGTCGGGTGGCTGCGTCGAAGAGGAGTTTCTCGAAAGCCTGGCGCGCGGTGAATTACGCGAACCGGCACAGATCGTCAGTTATGGCGACAGCGTCGAGCAACGCCACCGTCTACGATTGCCCTGTGGCGGCGTGCTGATCGTGCTGGTCGAGCACCGCGCTGCCAGTCTCGAATGGATCGCCCACCTGGAGAGTCTGCAAGCAGCGTTGCTGGGTCAGCGTCGTCTGCTGCGTCACGTCGAACTGAGCAGTGGTGCCTTGCGCCTGGACCCGGACACCGGACACGGCAGCGAGCGGGTGCAAGTCGTCGACGAAAGCGTGCGCATCAGCGTCGGCCCGGCGTTACGACTGATTCTGGCGGGGCTCTCGCCGGTCGCCGAATTCTGCGCCAGTTTTGCCCGCGCCATCGGCTGCGAAGTCATCGCCTGCGATCCCCGGGAAGAGATGCTGCAAGTACATCTCGAAGGTGTGGAGATGCAACGCGTGCTGCCATCGATGTTCATTGCCGCCGGAGGTTGCCACGCGGCGACTGCGGTGGTGGCGCTGACTCACGATCCGCGAATCGATGACCTGGCGCTGATGGAAGCGGTGCACACTCCGGCGTTTTACATCGGCGCCATGGGATCTCAGGCAACGTCGGCCAAGCGCGCCGAGCGGCTGAAACGCATCGGTGGTCTGACGGATGAACAGATCGCCCGTTTACACATGCCCATCGGCCTCGATCTGGGCAGCAAGGCCCCGGCGGAAATCGCTCTGGCGGTGGTGGCCGATATCCTGCGCGTTTATCACGGCAAAGAACGCCATGCCTTGTAA
- a CDS encoding enoyl-CoA hydratase/isomerase family protein, translated as MQQQAIQQFLDTQFDGFQVEVDVSRERADIILNRAPLNVISMGQRDELRQVFEALDAHKGVRVIVLRSVGEHFSSGGDIKGFLEASPEHVSKLAWNVAAPARCEKPVIVANRGYTFGVGFELSLACDFRIASQTTRYALPEQNLGQIPGSGGSARLQKIIGITRTKHMVMRAKRITGDQAYAWGIATEVVPDTELESTVDALVDELRRFSPLAQRTAKKLINDNEDAPLTVAIEMEGHCYSRLRSSKDFKEGVEAFHSKRTAVFIGE; from the coding sequence ATGCAACAACAAGCGATCCAGCAATTTCTCGACACTCAGTTCGATGGCTTCCAGGTTGAAGTCGATGTGTCCCGCGAGCGCGCCGACATCATCCTCAACCGCGCACCGTTGAACGTCATTTCCATGGGTCAGCGTGATGAACTGCGCCAGGTCTTCGAAGCACTCGATGCACACAAAGGCGTGCGCGTCATCGTGCTGCGCTCGGTGGGTGAACACTTCTCCAGCGGTGGCGACATCAAGGGCTTCCTCGAAGCGTCGCCAGAGCACGTTTCCAAGCTGGCCTGGAACGTCGCGGCACCGGCACGTTGCGAAAAACCGGTGATCGTTGCCAACCGTGGTTACACCTTCGGCGTCGGTTTCGAACTGTCCCTGGCCTGTGATTTCCGCATTGCTTCGCAAACCACTCGCTACGCCTTGCCTGAGCAGAACCTCGGTCAGATCCCGGGCTCGGGTGGCTCTGCGCGCCTGCAGAAAATCATCGGCATCACCCGCACCAAACACATGGTAATGCGCGCCAAACGCATCACCGGCGACCAGGCCTACGCCTGGGGTATCGCAACCGAGGTCGTGCCGGATACCGAACTGGAAAGCACCGTCGACGCGTTGGTCGATGAACTGCGGCGCTTCTCGCCGTTGGCTCAGCGCACGGCGAAAAAACTGATCAACGACAACGAAGATGCGCCGCTGACCGTCGCGATCGAAATGGAAGGTCACTGCTATAGCCGTCTGCGTAGCTCCAAGGACTTCAAGGAAGGCGTTGAAGCGTTTCACAGCAAGCGTACGGCCGTGTTTATCGGCGAGTAA
- a CDS encoding (2Fe-2S)-binding protein, with protein MRVTADQTFPIRLELNGRSREALAEPRTQLCDFLRHDLGATGVHVGCEHGVCGACTVLVDGVAMRSCLMLAVQGHERRIETVESLADDDTLSDLQQAFRRHHALQCGFCTAGILMSCVDFLERIPNPDETQVRDMLSGHLCRCTGYTGIVQAVLEVAAQRQTNKGV; from the coding sequence ATGCGTGTAACTGCCGACCAAACCTTTCCGATTCGCCTGGAACTCAATGGCCGCTCCCGCGAAGCCCTGGCTGAACCGCGGACCCAACTTTGCGACTTTCTGCGCCACGACCTCGGTGCCACCGGTGTCCATGTCGGATGCGAACACGGTGTCTGCGGTGCCTGCACGGTGCTAGTGGACGGAGTCGCCATGCGTTCCTGCCTGATGCTCGCGGTACAGGGGCACGAGCGGCGTATCGAGACCGTCGAGTCGCTGGCTGACGACGACACACTGAGCGACCTGCAACAAGCCTTTCGCCGTCATCACGCCTTGCAGTGCGGCTTTTGCACTGCGGGCATTCTCATGTCCTGCGTGGACTTCCTCGAACGGATACCCAACCCGGACGAGACCCAGGTACGCGACATGCTTTCGGGGCATCTATGTCGCTGCACGGGTTACACCGGCATCGTTCAGGCCGTGCTCGAAGTCGCTGCCCAGCGCCAAACGAACAAAGGGGTATAA
- a CDS encoding alpha/beta fold hydrolase, whose amino-acid sequence MSPQQFLQLGPLRLEYRQIPAADPSRPTLVLLHEGLGSADQWKDFPQRLAQASGCGVVTYSRQGYGQSSPVTLPRPLNYLSSDGPRELRQLLDALQLPQVVLLGHSDGASIVLAYAAANDPRVLGSIALAPHVIVEAESLDGIRHTTEAWHQGELRERLARHHGTNVDGAFHGWSDSWMHPDFSLDDLEAQLACIERPLLVIQGRDDHYATPEQLVVIQRQVAGPCRCVLLDNCRHFPQTEATEQTLQLICEFLKRLPAFT is encoded by the coding sequence ATGTCGCCACAACAATTTTTGCAACTTGGACCGCTGCGCCTGGAATATCGCCAAATCCCTGCGGCTGATCCATCGCGACCGACACTTGTGCTGCTGCACGAAGGCCTCGGAAGCGCCGACCAATGGAAAGACTTCCCCCAGCGCCTGGCCCAGGCCAGCGGCTGCGGTGTGGTCACTTACAGCCGTCAGGGCTATGGGCAATCGAGCCCCGTAACCCTGCCGCGTCCGCTGAACTACCTGAGCAGCGACGGCCCTCGTGAACTGCGGCAACTGCTCGATGCCTTGCAACTGCCGCAAGTGGTCTTGCTCGGTCACAGTGACGGCGCATCCATCGTCCTCGCCTATGCCGCCGCCAACGATCCACGCGTGTTGGGCAGCATCGCACTGGCACCTCACGTGATTGTCGAGGCCGAGAGCCTCGATGGCATTCGCCACACCACCGAGGCTTGGCATCAGGGCGAATTGCGCGAGCGCCTGGCACGCCATCATGGGACCAATGTCGACGGCGCTTTTCACGGTTGGAGCGACAGTTGGATGCACCCGGACTTTTCCCTGGACGATCTCGAAGCGCAGTTGGCTTGTATCGAAAGGCCGCTGCTGGTCATTCAGGGTCGCGACGACCACTACGCCACGCCCGAGCAACTGGTGGTCATCCAGCGACAGGTCGCTGGACCGTGCCGCTGTGTGTTGCTGGATAACTGTCGGCACTTTCCCCAGACCGAAGCGACCGAGCAGACCTTGCAGCTGATCTGCGAATTCCTGAAGCGCCTCCCCGCCTTTACTTGA
- a CDS encoding AMP-binding protein — MFDLGRSFLAAVERRPHAVAVSDGALKKTYEEWFVDIQSAAWGLQCLGLQRGDRLLVVMQNRWQMATLHWACQFAGIVMTPLNWRSTAEELGYCIEDAQIRAVAYDDATVTAVAGCSAATRLPRIATGLRAANTDLSFEELCSQTPSGIILQADAEDFSLLLYTSGTTSKPKGVPRRHRSERAAAVAHVAQNLYRQGECTLGVMPLYHTMGVRSLLSMALIDGHFVCVPKFDVEATLQAIEREKVSNLYLVPTLYHMLIEHPAFARERVASVEKIGFAGAPMSDGLMRRVEQAFQPQLFVNHYGSSEIYTFTIDQQASRKPGSSGRSAMNQRVRVVPIDAETADVQVNPMEEGQIIADLASDEAFEGYLNRPEATAKALRDGWYFTGDIGYFDLEGDLFVTGRVDDLIITGGENVSPSEIENMLSLHPAVEEVVVVGLPDEQWGKIIAAFIKLRAEVSEGDLDAHCIASGLAKFKRPRRYQFVDQIPKSPVGKVLRRVLLAEFQEQALKAIS; from the coding sequence ATGTTCGATCTCGGACGCAGTTTCCTCGCTGCCGTTGAACGCCGCCCGCACGCCGTAGCGGTCAGTGACGGTGCGTTGAAGAAAACCTATGAAGAATGGTTCGTCGATATCCAGAGTGCCGCCTGGGGCTTGCAATGCCTTGGGCTGCAACGCGGTGATCGACTGTTGGTAGTGATGCAAAACCGCTGGCAGATGGCGACCCTGCATTGGGCCTGTCAGTTTGCGGGCATCGTCATGACCCCGTTGAACTGGCGTTCGACTGCCGAGGAACTGGGCTACTGCATCGAAGATGCGCAAATCCGTGCAGTGGCTTACGACGACGCGACCGTGACCGCCGTGGCCGGTTGCAGCGCCGCCACAAGGCTGCCACGGATCGCCACCGGTCTGCGTGCTGCCAACACCGACCTGAGTTTCGAGGAACTGTGTTCGCAGACCCCCTCCGGCATCATTTTGCAGGCCGACGCCGAAGATTTTTCACTGTTGCTGTATACCTCCGGAACCACCAGCAAGCCCAAGGGCGTGCCCCGTCGGCACCGTAGCGAACGCGCCGCGGCGGTTGCTCACGTCGCGCAAAACCTTTACCGCCAGGGCGAATGCACGCTGGGTGTCATGCCGCTTTATCACACCATGGGCGTGCGTTCGTTGCTGTCCATGGCGCTGATCGACGGACATTTCGTCTGTGTGCCGAAGTTCGACGTGGAAGCGACGCTGCAGGCCATCGAGCGGGAAAAGGTCAGCAACCTGTACCTGGTGCCGACGCTCTACCACATGCTCATCGAACACCCGGCCTTTGCCCGCGAGCGAGTCGCCAGTGTGGAGAAAATCGGCTTTGCCGGTGCGCCGATGAGCGACGGCTTGATGCGTCGTGTCGAGCAGGCGTTCCAGCCGCAGTTGTTCGTCAATCATTACGGCAGCTCGGAGATCTACACCTTCACCATCGACCAGCAAGCCAGCCGCAAACCCGGTTCGTCAGGGCGCAGTGCAATGAACCAGCGCGTGCGCGTGGTGCCGATCGATGCTGAAACGGCAGACGTGCAGGTCAACCCAATGGAGGAGGGCCAGATCATCGCCGACCTGGCGAGTGACGAGGCGTTCGAAGGCTACCTGAACCGCCCCGAAGCAACCGCCAAGGCATTGCGTGATGGATGGTATTTCACCGGTGACATCGGCTACTTCGATCTGGAGGGCGATCTGTTCGTCACGGGGCGTGTCGATGACTTGATCATCACCGGCGGCGAAAACGTCAGCCCGTCGGAAATCGAAAACATGCTCTCTCTGCACCCGGCAGTAGAAGAGGTGGTGGTGGTCGGTCTGCCCGACGAGCAGTGGGGCAAGATCATTGCCGCATTTATCAAGCTGCGCGCCGAGGTCTCGGAAGGCGACCTTGATGCCCATTGCATCGCTTCGGGCCTGGCCAAATTCAAGCGGCCACGGCGTTATCAGTTCGTCGATCAGATTCCCAAATCTCCAGTGGGCAAGGTGCTGCGGCGCGTGCTGCTGGCCGAATTTCAGGAACAGGCCTTGAAGGCCATCAGCTAA
- a CDS encoding DUF6388 family protein, whose translation MIAKELRAELALKKFLGANLWIQLELSELNYSLAENCGLSPEEYRLKFLKEAFEAEAEAHDCDCWDFMLQWVAETKEELELMREERMKEIYDFLDN comes from the coding sequence ATGATCGCAAAAGAACTTAGAGCCGAACTCGCCCTGAAGAAATTCCTGGGCGCCAACTTATGGATCCAGCTTGAACTCAGCGAGCTGAACTACAGCCTCGCTGAAAACTGCGGGCTCTCGCCAGAAGAATATCGCCTTAAATTTCTGAAAGAAGCATTTGAAGCAGAAGCGGAGGCTCACGACTGCGATTGCTGGGACTTCATGCTGCAGTGGGTAGCCGAAACCAAGGAAGAACTTGAGTTGATGCGCGAAGAACGCATGAAAGAGATTTATGACTTTCTGGACAATTAA
- a CDS encoding FAD binding domain-containing protein gives MKPAAFDYVRADTRRQVVELLAEYGQEARIIAGGQSLMAVLNMRLAQPKLLIDINHVAELAYIELRKDCLAVGAGVRQAQLLARSTLMDEVPLLALAMPWIGHFQTRNRGTVCGSVAHADPSAELPLCLVTLGGEIVLESKKGKRIVKAADFFQGILTTDKRADELVVEVRFPLKREGITYRFREIAMRHGDFAIVSLAAAIGADQVELGIGGVADRPQRRSLPRGAGLPDALNQTAWSLDAQDDVQASAAYRRQLIRELGHQLIEGV, from the coding sequence ATGAAACCGGCTGCTTTCGATTACGTTCGGGCTGACACCCGTCGTCAGGTGGTTGAGTTGCTCGCCGAGTACGGTCAGGAGGCTCGCATCATCGCCGGTGGCCAATCGCTGATGGCGGTGCTGAACATGCGCCTGGCTCAGCCCAAGTTGCTGATCGACATCAATCATGTGGCTGAGCTGGCCTATATCGAACTGCGCAAGGATTGTCTGGCGGTAGGCGCCGGGGTACGACAGGCGCAGTTGCTGGCGCGTTCGACCCTGATGGACGAGGTGCCTTTATTGGCACTGGCGATGCCCTGGATCGGTCACTTCCAGACGCGTAATCGCGGCACGGTCTGCGGTTCGGTGGCTCACGCCGACCCCAGCGCCGAGTTGCCGCTGTGCCTGGTGACGCTGGGCGGCGAGATCGTTCTCGAGTCGAAAAAAGGCAAGCGCATCGTCAAGGCTGCCGACTTCTTCCAAGGCATTCTCACCACCGACAAGCGTGCGGATGAACTGGTCGTCGAGGTGCGTTTTCCGCTCAAACGCGAAGGCATCACCTATCGCTTCCGCGAAATCGCCATGCGCCACGGCGACTTTGCAATCGTCTCCCTGGCCGCGGCCATCGGCGCGGACCAGGTCGAACTCGGCATCGGCGGGGTCGCTGACCGTCCGCAACGTCGCAGTCTGCCTCGTGGTGCGGGGCTGCCGGACGCGCTCAATCAAACCGCCTGGTCGCTCGACGCACAAGACGACGTGCAGGCCAGCGCTGCCTATCGCCGCCAACTGATTCGCGAGCTGGGTCATCAGCTGATCGAAGGAGTCTGA
- a CDS encoding helix-turn-helix transcriptional regulator, translating into MSIAQRVFHGRFGRVALLNMDHSLVTHTHSECHVLVKVSGEDTYFNVNGRRVPLSDRTAVLVNAWEPHFYDPQPGAGATVILALYIEPAWLATAQQSLALSGRPDFFAQPCIELSSRNRTLADILVAEAHGCGIVPKERMEFMLFDFLIELIEDFSSWRHLSLTGAPNSAEFRDARVRRGTAWLLEHLDDPNPIDNAARACGLSRAHFFALFKKDTGMTPTLLLNDARMRRAFAWLERERSGTLGLLSENLGFSEQGHFTRFFRQHIGASPSQYRRVVDCYATV; encoded by the coding sequence ATGTCGATTGCCCAACGGGTTTTCCACGGCAGGTTTGGCCGGGTCGCCTTGCTGAATATGGATCATTCGCTGGTCACCCATACCCATTCCGAATGCCATGTGCTGGTCAAAGTGTCCGGCGAGGACACTTACTTCAACGTCAACGGTCGGCGGGTTCCGCTCAGCGATCGCACGGCGGTGCTGGTCAATGCCTGGGAGCCGCATTTCTACGATCCGCAGCCGGGTGCCGGTGCAACCGTCATCCTGGCGCTCTACATCGAGCCCGCCTGGCTGGCCACTGCCCAGCAGTCGCTGGCGCTCAGCGGTCGGCCGGACTTTTTTGCCCAGCCGTGCATCGAGCTGTCGAGTCGTAATCGCACCTTGGCCGACATCCTGGTCGCCGAAGCGCATGGCTGCGGGATCGTGCCGAAAGAGCGCATGGAATTCATGCTGTTCGACTTCCTGATCGAACTGATCGAGGACTTTTCCAGCTGGCGGCATTTGTCGCTAACGGGTGCGCCGAACTCAGCTGAGTTCCGGGACGCGCGCGTGCGCCGTGGCACCGCCTGGTTGCTTGAGCACCTCGATGATCCGAACCCGATCGACAATGCCGCGCGGGCTTGTGGTCTGTCGCGGGCGCACTTCTTTGCGCTGTTCAAGAAAGATACCGGCATGACGCCGACCCTGTTGCTTAACGACGCGCGCATGCGCCGGGCTTTTGCCTGGCTTGAGCGTGAGCGCAGTGGAACGTTGGGCCTGTTGTCGGAGAATCTCGGGTTCTCCGAGCAAGGTCATTTCACACGGTTTTTCCGTCAGCATATCGGAGCTTCACCCAGCCAGTATCGGCGTGTAGTGGATTGTTATGCGACAGTTTGA